A single region of the Polymorphum gilvum SL003B-26A1 genome encodes:
- the rbfA gene encoding 30S ribosome-binding factor RbfA: protein MVRSHADGGGMPSQRQLRVGELVRKELSDILTRGQLADPDLDGVIITVPEVRMTPDLRLASCLVMPLGGAHGERIVKALNRSAKYIRGQVSRRLTLKYMPDLRFVLDTRFDDDDRIGHLLHSPDVQRDIESDD, encoded by the coding sequence ATGGTTAGATCGCATGCAGACGGCGGGGGAATGCCCTCGCAGAGACAATTGCGGGTCGGGGAACTGGTCCGTAAGGAACTGTCCGACATTCTCACCCGCGGCCAGTTGGCCGATCCCGATCTGGACGGCGTGATCATCACCGTCCCCGAAGTGCGCATGACGCCGGATCTGCGTCTGGCGTCCTGTCTGGTCATGCCGCTCGGCGGCGCGCATGGCGAACGCATTGTCAAGGCGCTGAATCGGAGCGCGAAATACATCCGCGGTCAGGTCTCCCGGCGCCTCACGCTCAAGTACATGCCGGACCTGCGCTTCGTGTTGGACACCCGCTTCGACGACGACGATCGGATCGGACATCTGCTGCATTCGCCGGACGTGCAGCGCGACATCGAGTCCGACGACTGA